One region of Ptiloglossa arizonensis isolate GNS036 chromosome 8, iyPtiAriz1_principal, whole genome shotgun sequence genomic DNA includes:
- the LOC143150429 gene encoding uncharacterized protein LOC143150429 has product MDVKDLVKHYNTYYYLARSAGLWPFDDSMFAKVQRTIFCVLTLGCIIIQYTTLIYSEFTMKNLLSTLCFSGLLLLLLLRYLGFMYCFSVAKFIYRSIENDCITLKNPVETEILTNHLNTSRRIILIYIMVGFSGTFFGVAILICAMLLTYLAHFDEIQLPFLNALGFHVQQTKHANWVTVLAIVETVVGTLMMSCIESSFVFVTYYIRGLFKITSYRICNAIDIAANRVVSKNNLTSKDCIREAMDFHKKSINVVTVLITENALPYLSLLLVVVLSFPINLYRFTLAIAERNNLLEFGISSLLVGGHLFFIFINNHNCQIIIDSSIDVFYKTCDSVWYCAPISIQKLLLIVVHRSSIQCSFNLFNIVAPSYEGFSAVMINVLSCISDYTHRCHIKSIYVLDTEFIFLVLLYTIFNTVVRSAAVIVTVFV; this is encoded by the exons ATGGACGTGAAAGATCTTGTGAAACATTACAATACTTACTACTACTTGGCTCGTTCCGCTGGCTTATGGCCATTTGACGACTCGATGTTCGCAAAAGTTCAAAGAACCATATTCTGTGTGCTCACGCTCGGCTGTATAATAATCCAG TACACAACGTTAATTTACTCCGAGTTTACGATGAAGAATCTGTTATCCACGTTGTGCTTTTCAGGCCTGCTCTTGTTGCTTCTTCTACGATATCTCGGTTTTATGTATTGTTTTTCAGTC GCGAAATTTATCTATCGGAGTATTGAAAATGATTGCATTACGCTAAAAAATCCAGTCGAAACAGAAATACTAACGAATCATTTAAATACATCGAGGCGTATTATCCTGATATACATAA TGGTGGGATTTTCTGGAACATTTTTCGGTGTTGCAATTTTAATATGCGCAATGCTACTCACCTACCTGGCACACTTCGACGAAATTCAACTTCCCTTTCTAAATGCCCTCGGATTTCATGTTCAACAAACCAAACATGCCAATTGGGTAACAGTCCTTGCAATAGTAGAAACTGTCGTTGGAACCCTAATGATGAGCTGCATTGAATCGTCATTCGTCTttgttacatattacatacgtGGACTGTTTAAAATTACTAG TTACCGAATATGTAACGCAATCGACATAGCCGCCAACAGAGTCGTCTCGAAAAACAACCTCACCAGTAAGGATTGCATACGGGAAGCCATGGACTTCCATAAGAAATCGATTAA CGTCGTTACTGTATTAATAACGGAAAATGCATTACCATACTTATCGCTACTCCTGGTGGTTGTACTGTCGTTCCCTATAAATCTGTACCGT TTTACTCTAGCGATTGCGGAAAGGAACAATTTATTGGAATTTGGCATTTCTTCCCTGCTAGTTGGTGGCCACCTGTTCTTTATATTCATAAACAATCATAACTGTCAAATAATAATCGACAGTAGCATCGATGTTTTCTACAAGAC ATGCGACTCTGTGTGGTACTGCGCGCCAATAAGTATACAAAAATTGCTTTTGATAGTAGTGCACAGAAGTTCGATTCAATGTTCCTTTAATCTGTTCAATATAGTTGCTCCAAGCTACGAGGGGTTTTCAGCGGTAATGATTAATGTTTTATCCTGTATAAGTGATTACACTCATCGATGCCACATTAAAAGTATTTATGTTTTAGATACTGAGTTTATCTTTCTCGTACTTCTCTATACTATATTCAACACTGTAGTTCGTTCGGCAGCGGTGATCGTGACAGTATTTGTTTAA